A single genomic interval of Mobula hypostoma chromosome 7, sMobHyp1.1, whole genome shotgun sequence harbors:
- the pcf11 gene encoding pre-mRNA cleavage complex 2 protein Pcf11 produces the protein MMAEDAAKADACKEYQSSLEDLTFNSKPHINNLTILAEENLKYSPEIVKLIEAQIFKAPVSEKLPVMYLMDSIVKNVGGSYITLFAQNLGVTFSSVFEKVDESTRKSLFKLRSTWDDMFQLTKLYALDVKVNKIDPAWPIKPLPPNVNSSSIHVNPKFLNRSLEEPSTSSSTVAPVSSAKQNIAESQKNITQEQEQFIRQQLLAKQKQLLELQQKKLELELEQTKAQLIASLASQHPIPDSMVNLGHSKQHVPITKVSPMLAPGSAKPTPAAVRPLQQELAQPERSQAAHVSDTKASNRDPRINRPSHQTRDPAKKEGPTQTLKCEKNVSKKNSPARVSSEKSGNQASVSKPDKDKVNDRSARRESKVSEGKSKVVSPVKNKLPVKNTRKMDTDKVKVEAAKRDPRLRKSSQDKTDGKVESKERRESTEKKVEEDQNKGTERKPSVNRNRPINGILGNEKDGKEIERDSKSGGFNFRSHPRSSRSRSPRSRSPISRSTRQRSRLSPKRRRISVSPLSKVQDKEKLAKRPLSDEYKQGSNWEHRDLRKKANAKPEARDSRKPKRTRDERGQESQAVRPENRNSPRHSPEPKENVENWHDPPSAKRWKSGWEEAKSLKQKQDTQVHTKYPHQKEVYPGSKGILSPRTPRQQRMSVDANLQIPKELTNASKRDLLKKANQRLAAAEISYDEFLVVAHQINQLFQYQEEKNRSGDWQASHVSPRGFKADLKGDSPARTQGKGGSLSEAELSYFEHMSKLKRTRVQSEQLHDAEPRWKMRESRKDVSSDLSLDVREDADQGSKSPNVNSYRHDTRGTFQERRLGEKREANESMHHTEGRHSERRKPCDKTVRHSPIGDNRQSHDKHCDRVSPPHQRMSPLVDERNQSNIRDSKKQVDDALPTKQRNSPNPEDRYKTDSSHGMRQPELARSEHHKDQRQGAHQSERDLKELGPRERPDSKRDEPRQRDRHSEERSAYDAPLRTAGLVENQRMRSSVPEIPQRFRELSDRAGPGKSVPLRNVDKMRNEPIESDRTWVRGRDGSPSCDMHVTGSRMRMQDLPEQLVQPVNNSPDHSGLWIEGIPGQPGKHFDGQAGACFDGPHRGHPAACFECPGNLRVGQPCVRFDGPGGPRSGFRFESTRPRQLGPHFDGPRMGQPGPRFDGPRPGQLGPRFDGPHLVQPGVRFNGPHVVQPGVRFENAGGQPGVLFEGPQPGARIEGSHPGHFDNPGRHPGQPSSRFGLPAGQPGTQLDNSGGHLGHPRFDPHPGQPAMHFDVPHPGQSCIRFDNPDGLVGQPHLRFDGPQSGPPHMHFDGPGSRLGPPIARFDGPRPGQLGARFDGPGGHAAPCGMRFDGPQIGQPGAHFDGSGGHPGQPAIRFDGPTGSRFDIIAAQPGTHFESSRGPQFDGAPVHPDPRNGHLFNSHPPSSQYQGRGLDGQSGPRFNMPQGSPFNESGIHGATTLANPTYMPTAGPCFDGQTPLPRVERPHDQYEPACGTFYNNNLSSLPENLPRQQQPVNAITSFSSSQISYSQGQQYLPSQSSVPVTQIQQGSSFAPLENHLGQVDVNELVSKLISIGILKSNPVESTLTQGDSQASAIEDDEEEENEENIPDLTNFQVEELKQRYDGVISRLYTGIQCYSCGMRFTASQTDVYADHLDWHYRMNRMEKDVTKKVTYRKWYYSLTDWIEFEEIADLEERAKSQFFEKAHEEVIQRTQEAAKEKEFQSVPAGPAGVHEVCEICQEAFEQYWDEDEEEWHLKNAVRVDNTTYHPACYEDYKNASFTDSTPSPSEAPLENPLHLVIKQEQLDVNSKTSDLASSCKNTETEGSCVLTDMKNEKDTATVKVESV, from the exons ATGATGGCGGAAGACGCGGCGAAGGCGGACGCCTGTAAAGAATATCAGTCGTCGCTAGAAGACCTGACTTTCAACAGCAAACCGCACATCAACAACCTCACCATCTTGGCCGAAGAGAACCTGAAGTACTCGCCGGAAATCGTCAAGTTAATCGAAGCACAAATATTCAAG GCACCAGTTTCAGagaaacttccagtaatgtaTCTCATGGATTCCATTGTGAAGAATGTTGGAGGAAGCTATATCACACTCTTTGCTCAAAACTTAGGTGTTACATTTTCTAGTGTATTTGAAAAG gTGGATGAGAGCACTAGAAAAAGTTTGTTTAAATTGCGTTCCACGTGGGATGATATGTTTCAACTGACGAAACTTTATGCCTTAGACGTCAAAGTCAACAAAATAGATCCTGCATGGCCTATTAAGCCTTTACCACCAAATGTGAACAGTTCAAGTATTCATGTAAATCCCAAGTTTTTAAATAGATCG CTTGAAGAACCCAGCACCTCAAGTTCCACAGTTGCTCCTGTTAGCTCAGCCAAACAAAACATAGCTGAGTCACAGAAAAACATAACACAGGAGCAAGAGCAGTTTATAAGACAGCAACTATTAGCAAAACAAAAGCAGTTACTTGAGTTGCAACAGAAGAAGTTGGAACTGGAATTAGAACAGACAAAGGCACAACTG attgcttCACTTGCTTCCCAACACCCCATTCCTGATTCAATGGTAAACCTTGGACATTCAAAACAACATGTACCAATTACAAAAGTTTCTCCCATGCTTGCACCGGGGTCAGCAAAGCCAACTCCAGCTGCAGTCAGACCTTTGCAACAAGAATTGGCTCAACCAGAAAGATCTCAGGCAGCACATGTCAGTGATACCAAAGCATCAAATAGAGATCCTCGCATAAATAGGCCCAGTCACCAGACAAGAGATCCTGCTAAGAAGGAAGGGCCAACGCAAACACTGAAATGTGAAAAGAATGTAAGCAAAAAAAATAGCCCAGCTAGAGTATCCTCTGAGAAGTCAGGAAATCAGGCCAGTGTATCAAAACCAGACAAAGATAAGGTCAATGACAGATCGGCCAGAAGGGAGTCCAAAGTGTCAGAAGGAAAATCTAAAGTGGTTTCGCCAGTGAAAAATAAGTTGCCTGTTAAAAATACTAGAAAAATGGACACTGATAAGGTAAAAGTAGAAGCTGCAAAGAGAGATCCAAGATTGCGAAAGTCTTCTCAAGATAAGACTGATGGCAAAGTAGAATCCAAAGAAAGGAGGGAAAGTACTGAGAAAAAGGTGGAGGAAGATCAAAATAAAGGAACTGAACGTAAGCCTTCAGTAAACAGAAACAGACCAATCAATGGCATTCTGGGAAATGAAAAGGATGGCAAAGAGATTGAAAGAGATAGTAAATCTGGAGGATTTAATTTTAGATCACATCCAAGATCATCAAGATCACGGTCCCCAAGATCACGGTCACCTATATCACGTTCAACAAGACAGAGAAGTAGGTTGTCACCCAAAAGGAGACGTATAAGtgtttcaccactttccaaagtGCAAGACAAAGAAAAACTGGCAAAAAGGCCCTTGTCTGATGAGTATAAACAAGGCAGTAACTGGGAACATCGAGATCTTAGAAAGAAAGCTAATGCCAAACCAGAAGCAAGAGATTCACGGAAGCCCAAGAGGACACGAGATGAGAGGGGTCAGGAATCACAAGCTGTACGTCCTGAAAACAGAAATTCCCCCAGACACTCCCCTGAACCAAAGGAAAATGTTGAAAACTGGCATGaccctccatctgccaaaaggtGGAAATCTGGGTGGGAGGAAGCTAAAAG CTTGAAGCAAAAACAGGATACTCAAGTACATACAAAATATCCACATCAGAAGGAAGTTTATCCTGGAAGTAAAGGAATTCTGTCTCCTCGAACACCACGCCAGCAAAGAATGAGTGTTGATGCAAATTTACAAATCCCCAAAGAATTGACAAATGCTAGCAAGAGAGATTTACTGAAAAAA GCAAATCAACGACTAGCAGCTGCAGAGATAAGTTATGATGAGTTTCTTGTTGTTGCTCATCAAATCAATCAATTGTTCCAGTACCAAGAGGAAAAGAATAGGTCTGGTGATTGGCAAGCATCCCACGTTTCTCCAAGGGGTTTTAAAGCTGATCTTAAGGGAGATTCTCCAGCTAGAACTCAAGGTAAAGGTGGATCTTTATCTGAAGCAGAACTGAGCTATTTTGAGCATATGTCTAAATTAAAACGAACCAGGGTTCAATCAGAACAATTGCATGATGCAGAACCTCGTTGGAAAATGAGAGAGAGCCGTAAGGATGTATCTAGTGATCTTTCTCTTGATGTAAGAGAAGATGCCGATCAAGGAAGCAAGTCCCCAAATGTGAACAGCTACAGACATGACACAAGAGGCACTTTTCAGGAAAGGAGACTTGGGGAAAAAAGAGAAGCAAATGAGAGTATGCATCACACTGAAGGAAGGCATTCAGAAAGAAGAAAACCTTGTGATAAAACTGTGAGACATTCTCCTATTGGTGATAATAGACAGTCACATGACAAACATTGTGACCGTGTGTCACCGCCACATCAACGCATGAGTCCTTTAGTAGACGAGCGAAACCAAAGTAACATTCGTGACAGCAAAAAACAGGTAGATGATGCTTTGCCAACTAAACAAAGAAATTCACCAAATCCTGAAGATCGATACAAAACCGATTCTAGCCATGGAATGAGACAGCCAGAACTGGCACGGAGCGAACATCATAAGGATCAGCGGCAAGGAGCACATCAATCTGAAAGAGATCTCAAAGAACTTGGTCCAAGAGAAAGACCAG ATTCCAAAAGAGATGAGCCAAGGCAACGTGACCGTCATTCAGAAGAGAGATCAGCTTATGATGCACCATTGAGGACTGCTGGACTAGTTGAAAATCAACGCATGAGATCAAGTGTACCTGAAATTCCACAGAGATTTAGAGAACTAAGTGACAGAGCAGGGCCAGGAAAATCTGTGCCTCTAAGAAATGTGGATAAAATGAGAAATGAACCCATTGAATCAGACAGGACATGGGTTCGTGGAAGGGATGGATCTCCAAGCTGTGACATGCACGTTACTGGATCTAGGATGAGGATGCAGGATCTCCCGGAGCAACTTGTCCAACCTGTTAATAATAGCCCTGACCACTCTGGTCTTTGGATTGAGGGCATTCCAGGGCAACCCGGCAAACATTTTGATGGACAGGCTGGTGCATGTTTTGATGGTCCCCACAGGGGGCACCCTGCTGCATGCTTTGAATGTCCGGGTAACCTGCGTGTAGGTCAACCCTGTGTACGCTTTGACGGTCCTGGTGGCCCACGCTCTGGGTTCCGTTTTGAAAGTACTCGTCCAAGGCAACTTGGGCCACATTTTGATGGCCCCCGCATGGGACAGCCTGGACCACGTTTTGATGGTCCTCGCCCAGGGCAGCTTGGCCCACGATTTGATGGCCCACACCTTGTTCAGCCTGGGGTGCGTTTTAATGGTCCACATGTAGTGCAGCCTGGGGTACGGTTTGAAAATGCAGGTGGTCAGCCAGGGGTTCTCTTTGAGGGTCCACAGCCTGGTGCTCGCATTGAAGGTTCACATCCTGGTCATTTTGACAATCCAGGTCGTCATCCAGGCCAGCCAAGCTCACGCTTTGGACTGCCTGCAGGACAGCCAGGCACACAGTTGGACAATTCTGGAGGTCATCTAGGGCACCCTCGTTTTGATCCACATCCTGGGCAGCCTGCTATGCACTTTGATGTCCCACATCCAGGACAATCATGCATACGCTTTGATAACCCTGATGGTCTTGTAGGGCAGCCACACTTGCGTTTTGATGGTCCACAATCTGGACCACCCCATATGCACTTCGATGGTCCAGGTTCACGCCTAGGGCCACCAATTGCACGCTTTGATGGTCCACGTCCAGGTCAACTAGGTGCACGTTTTGATGGCCCTGGTGGTCATGCAGCACCATGTGGTATGCGCTTTGATGGCCCACAGATTGGGCAGCCCGGCGCACATTTTGATGGTTCAGGCGGTCATCCAGGGCAACCTGCCATTCGTTTTGATGGTCCTACTGGAAGTCGTTTTGACATAATAGCTGCACAACCAGGGACACATTTTGAAAGTTCTCGTGGGCCACAGTTTGACGGGGCTCCAGTGCATCCTGATCCTAGAAACGGTCATTTATTTAACAGTCATCCACCAAGCTCTCAATATCAGGGAAGGGGCCTTGATGGACAATCTGGACCCAGATTTAACATGCCTCAAGGATCTCCTTTTAATGAGTCTGGCATACATGGAGCAACAACTTTGGCCAATCCAACCTACATGCCAACAGCTGGTCCTTGCTTCGATGGTCAGACACCATTACCCCGAGTGGAAAGACCACATGATCAGTATGAACCAGCATGCGGGACCTTTTATAACAATAACCTTTCTTCATTACCTGAAAACCTGCCTCGCCAACAACAGCCT GTTAATGCCATAACTAGTTTCTCCAGCAGTCAGATTTCATACAGTCAAGGGCAACAGTACTTGCCATCTCAATCTTCTGTTCCAGTTACGCAGATACAGCAAG gatcatctTTTGCACCTTTGGAGAATCATTTGGGACAAGTGGATGTGAATGAGCTGGTTTCAAAGCTGATTTCTATAGGAATTTTGAAGTCAAATCCAGTGGAATCCACGCTCACAC AGGGTGATTCTCAAGCTTCCGCTATTGAAGATGATGAGGAGgaagaaaatgaggaaaacattcCAGATCTTACCAACTTCCAGGTTGAGGAGCTGAAACA ACGGTATGATGGTGTTATCAGTCGCCTATACACAGGTATTCAGTGCTATTCTTGTGGAATGCGGTTCACAGCATCACAGACTGATGTTTACGCAGACCATTTGGACTGGCATTATCGTATGAATAGAATGGAAAAGGATGTAACTAAGAAAGTAACGTACAGAAAGTGGTACTACAGTTTAACG GACTGGATAGAATTTGAGGAAATTGCTGACCTGGAAGAACGTGCTAAAAGTCAATTCTTTGAGAAGGCCCATGAAGAAGTTATACAGAGAACGCAAGAAGCtgcaaaggaaaaggaatttcaaAGTGTTCCTGCTGGACCTGCTGGAGTACATGAG